Genomic window (Chryseobacterium bernardetii):
TTCTCCGCTATCAAAAAGCTCTTTAAAATAAGGCAGGGAAGGGTTGATTCCCGCTTCGTCTGTAAGAGGCAGAGAATCCTGAACTGCCAATGTTTTCCTTTCCCTGAAATAAATATCGTTTTTGGCCGGGATAATGGTGTTAAGACCATCATTGCCCCCTGTAAACTGAAGTACAACCAGAATATTCTGATTGGGATTCAGCGCTTCATCCAGCGTCAAAGCCTTTAGGAAATTGGGCATCAGCATAGACGCTGTAGCCAGTGAACTTATTTTGAGGAATTCTCTTCTTTTGATTAACATAGTGATTTAAGTTTAGGTTACAGGAAAGTAGGTTTTACATTAATTGGTATTCAGGAGTTGACATCAGATTGATAATGGTCATTTTCGTGCTCTTATCAGAAAAATTATTCACAGTATTGATGTCCAGACTCTTTGGGTTTTGAATCAGGTAATCTTCACAGTTTTTATGGGCGAAAATCTGATCTACACGGTTCCAGTCTATGGTAATATTGGGATTTTTAAAGCTTTTATTCAAAGCAGTCTCTTTAGATTTTAGTCCCATATCAATATCATCATCCTGCCGCGGACTGTATTCCAATGGACGCAGGCCAGACCAGATCTGTGGTACCTGAAGCCTTAACATCAAGGTAGAACTGTCAATCCAGGACCTGCCATTAGGCCACCCTGCAACATTAGGCGGATAAAGCAGCATTTGTCCCAGCAGCTTTTGATACACGATGAGATTTTCAGGATTCTGAATCTGCATCGGAAGTATCCGCATCATGCCAGCCATCAGTTCTATGGGAGATTTTATTCTGTTGCCGATATTTTTCTGATCATAAAACCATGAGCTTGTAAAGATATCAGTCATCAATTTTTTTATGTCATAACCTGAGTTGTAGAAACTGTTGCTTAGAGAGTTCACAATGTTCTGGTCTACATTTTCATTAACAAAAAACTTATAGATCTTGGCTGTGATAAATTTTGCAGTTGCTTTTTGCTCCAGGATGATATTCAATGCGTCAGCCCCATTAAAATTGCCTGTTTTTCCTAAAAAGGTTTTAATTCCTTCATCATGCTGATTTTTCCTTTCCTTAAAGTTTCCCTCTTTATCGTAGCTCCATCCTGTAAATGCCCTGGCGCCCTCTCTAACATCCTTTTCCGTATAATTTCCTCTTCCCATGGTGAAAAGTTCCATCACTTCACGGGCGAAATTCTCATTCGGATGATCTTTTTTGTTTTGCTGATTATTCAGGAAGTTAAGCATCGCCGGAGACTGGCTTACTTCGAAAAGCAAATCTTTGAAGTTGCCCAGCGCATTCTTCCGGATGGTATTTAAGAGCTGTCTGTTAAATTTGGGATTAAGAACTCTTGATGCAAAATGTCCGTGCCAAAAGAAAGCCATTTTTTCTCTTATCTGCTCTTTACTGTTCACCATTTTATCCAGAAAATTAAGATTTAGTTCTTCATTCTGTGCTCTGTAAATCCGTTGCATTTCTTTCTTTTGCTCGGCGGGAGTTGTACTATTCATATAATCTCCAGCAAGATCTATATCCGGGGTATTATAATTGACCTCTGTAAAACCTTCTTCTTTAAATAATTCATTAATGAGCGCTTTAGGGTTTTTATTTTTCAAATCATCAATTTGATTAATTCCGACGCCGAAACCTGCGCGCCAGAGAAGATGTTTGTTTTTTAATAAGGAATCAGCCATGGTGAGAGCATTTATTTTTTTGATGGTTGTGAAGAAAAAAGGTTAAAATTATAACGGGTTAAGGTTTGTTAATATTATGATAAGTAATGAGTCTGCTTTACATTTTTCAACAGCAGAATCTATTTGCATCAAATATGTAGGCTTTCTCAATCTTATTTTTTTAACTTTTTAGACTTATTTCACATTTCAGGGCTTGTTTTTTATAAAAATTGTTAAACAATCATTTAAAATTTAACTAAAATAAATAATTGATAATCATATTATTGTGATTTTTTAGAGTGTTAAAAAGAGAAGAGTAGCTTTGCTTGGCACGATTTTTACATCCTCTTGTTTAGTAAAATTTAAAAATTAGAGTTATGAAAATGTTTAAACAGGCAATATTGCTGGCTGGGATTTTGACAGCAGGTATAGCAAGCGCACAAAGTTCACAAATGAATAATATGATCAAAGTGGGCGCAAATGTTGGTTTAGCAGTTCCTGCGGATAACCTTTCTGCTGCAGTTGGAGTAGATGTATCTTACCAGAACCTTATTACACCTGGATTTGGATTGGGTATCGCATCAGGATATACTCACTATTTTGGAAAAGATAACAACGGTTATAAAAATAATGATGTAGGAGTAGTTCCTGTAGCTGCTTTAGTAAGAATTTATCCTAAACAAACTGGTTTCTATTTCGGAACAGACCTGGGATATGGTTTCTTGGTAGGAGATAAAGCTGTTGCTTCTAACACTAATGTGGAAAGAGCAAGCGGTGGTTTCTACATCAAACCGGAAATCGGATACCACAACAGAGACTGGAACTTTTTCGTACAATACCAGAAGGTTTTTGTAGGAACCAAAGGAGATTTGGCTGGTCAGGACTATAATGTGGGGAATATCGGAGTTGGATTCGGTTATAATATTCCATTAGGAAAGTAGTTAGATTTAATATATAAACAATTATTAACCAAACCTTTTCACGAAAGTGAAAAGGTTTTTTCGTTCTGTGCAGGATTTACGAAAACAATTATTATATTTGGTAAAATTTGAGGTTATGATTCTAAATCCAAAATTTCCACTTTATTTACCAGGAGTAGAGAACAGTAATAATGATAATGTTTCCATCATTGGAGCAAGTCTCCGTGAAGATATAACGATCTTAGGCTATTTTGTTTCCGGTAGCGGAGGTCTTGAGATTAAACTGCAAAATACATATTCTACTAAGGAATATCCTTCTTTTAATGATATATTAAGGAAGTTTATCCAGGATAATCAGTTGGAAAATGTAAAGCGTTTGGGAATGGCAGTGCCAGGCCCAGTGATTGACGGAAAAAGCAGCCCCGCAAGATTGGGCTGGAACTTAGACGTTGAAGAATATAAAAGAGACTTTGGTTTTGAAAAAGTAGAAATGCTGAATGACCTGGAAGCTTCTGCTTACGGAATGGCTCTTCTTGAGGATAATGATCTTGAAGCCATCTATACCAGCGGTCACCTTGAAAAAGGAAACGTAGCAATCCTTGCTCCAGGAAACGGGCTGGGAGAAGCCGGGTATTTCTTTGACGGAAAAAACCTGAGACCTTTCGCAACAGAAGGTGGGCATTCCGAATTCTCACCAAGAACGAATGTTGAGGTTGAATTTTACCAGTTCCTTAATAATATCTATGGTATTGTAAGCTGGGAAAATGTATTGTCCAAGTCAGGACTATTCAATATTTATCGTTTCCTGAGAGATGTAAAAAGACATCCGGAGCCTGAATGGTTAGGAGAACGTCTTGCCAATGGTAATTTTGTTGAGGAACTTTACAAAGCCGCAGTAGAAGATAATGTACTTATCTGTAGAATTGCTTTGGATACTTTCCTTGAGTTCCTGGCCAGAGAGGCGAATAACCTTACTTTGAAGCTGAAAGCAACAGGAGGTCTTCTCATAGCAGGTGATATTCCTCAGATGGTAAGAGAATATATTGATAAGGATAAATTCTATGAAAAATTCAAGATCAGTGATAAAATGGAGGGAATGCTTAAAAATATCCCGATCTATCTGGTCAAGCAAAATCATACAGCATTAAAAGGAGTGGCTCTGTACACTGCCTATTATCAGCAATAAGAGAAACTCCGAAGAAATTCGGAGTTTTTTTATGGGATGATATTATTCATGAAAATAATTGAGAATCTTGATATACATCAATGAAATCTATGAAATAAGATGGTTACCTTTGCGCTAAACTTAATTAAAATAATTCTAAACAATGAAAAAAATATTTTTATTAGCAGTATTAGCGGGTGGTTTAGCTTTCGGACAATCTAAAAAAGTTGTAGCATCTGACATTCACTGGTGGGGATACAAAGTAGCAAAATCTGAAGCAAGTTCTCACGATGGAACTGTAAAAGTAAAATCAGGAGATATGGTAATGAAGGGTAACCAGCTTGTAGGAGGAAGCTTCGTATTGGATATGACTTCTATTAACTCTACAGACCTTACAGGAGAATATCAGCAGAAGCTGAACGGGCACCTTAAGAATGGTGACTTCTTTGAAGTTGAAAAATTCCCGACTGCTACTTTCAAAATTACAGGAGTAAAGAAAAACAACGATAAGATCTACAACTCTTTAGTAACAGGAAACCTTACTGTGAAAGGAAAAACAAACGCTGTTACTTTCCCTGCTAAAATTTCTTACAGCAAAGGAGTGGTAAGTTTAGTATCTAATAAATTCTCTTTCGACAGACAGAAATTTGATGTTGCTTACAAATCTACCATGCAGGATGTTTTTGTGAAAGATGATATCGATATGGTAGTAAAGGTAACTGCTCAATAATTTAATCAAAAAAAGATTATTAAAAGTGTAGAAGTTCTACACTTTTTTTTATTTTTGTTGAATTGTAAATAAAAAAGAATGAAAAGATTACTATTGTTTGCTATGGTGTGCGCAAGTATATCATTTGTTTCTGCCCAAAGAAAATTTGATAAGGTTTCGAAAGTAACTTCATCAGAGATCAGGTGGTGGGGATATAAGGTTGTAAAAACTGAGGCTTCCTCCCATTCAGGAACGATAAAATTAAAAAGTGGAAAATTCAATTTCGATCATACTGTATTGGTAGATGGTGAATTTGTAATAGATATGAGAAGTATGATGGCTGGTGATGTTTCTGATGAGGACCAGATTAAACTTACCAATGACCTGAAAAGCACCAATTTCTTCGAAGTAAAGAAGTTTCCGGTTGCGAAATTCCACTTAACTAAAATCATTCCTTTAGCAAACAGTGAGTATAACTCTACCGTATACGGAGATCTTACCCTTAAAGGTGTGAGAAAGACCATTACTTTCCCGGCGAATGTATATGTTACCCAGTTTACCGTAGTTATTGAATCTGCGAAGTTCTCTCTGAACAGAAGAGACTTTAAAGTATTCTACCAGTCTTCTCTGAAAGACTACTTCATCAAGAACGAAATGGATATTCAGTTTAAGGTATCTACTGAAAAGTTGGATAATGAAAATAGAGTTCCTGTAAAGAAGAAATAAAATTAAATGTAATGTTGATAAAAGAGCAGTTCTGAGGAGCTGCTTTTTTTGTGGCATTATGATGTGATGTTTCCGTTTGTTGTTTTTATAATAACTGTATACTGAATTTTTTCTCATTTGAAAGAGTACTACAGCAGTTTAAAAAAGAAGGATTATTTTAAAGTTTTACAGGTTAATTTTTTTAATACAATGGTTGGTCTTCTGCTTTTTTTATAAATTAGTAAGATGAAAATTTATGTTGTAAGCGGTCTTGGAGCAGACTTCAAGGTACTTGAAAGATTACAGTTTCCCAAGCATTGTGAACTTATTTTTATAGATTGGCTCATCCCTGAAAAAAATGAATCTTTTCAGGCTTATGTAAAAAGGATGGCAGAGAAAATAGATACTTCAGAACCATTTTGTCTGGTAGGATATTCTTTTGGCGGTATTATGGTACAGGAGATCAATCGCCTGAAACCAGCTGAAAAGGTTGTGATCCTGGGAAGTATTAAATCTGATAAAGAAAAATCCAGATTCATAAAAACGGGAGAAGTAACAAAAATACCGAAAATACTGCCTGTAGGTCTGTTTAATACAAGAGCTGCCAATGTATATGCCGTACTCAGAAAATTGTTTGATCCCAAAAACCCAAGACTTCTTCAGTATTTCAGAGTAAGAGATCCTTATTATTTGAAATGGTCTGTGGAAAAGGTTGCTGAATGGAAATTTGAGGAGAACCCGAATGTGATTCAGATCCTGGGTGATAAGGATATTGTTTTTCCTATCAGGAACTCAAAGCCGGATTATGTAATTAAAGGCGGAACCCATCTGTTTCCTGCCACTAAAGCCAAAGAGGTTTCTAAAATTCTGAATGAAATATTTAGTGAAAACTAAAAAGTATTATTAACTGAATAGTTTTTTTAGGGGTGTTGTGTTAAATTTATGGTTTTGTATGGGATTTATGTTTAATTTTGATAGGGTTAAATGTGAATTTTATGAAAGTAGGTTTAAAATGGATCGTTTCGTTCTCTATTATTGCCTTGGTTGCCATTGGAGGTCTGTTCTGGACTCCGGTTACAGATATTTCTGCTCAGGGAGCGTTTTTAACTGAAGATAAAATTGTAGGAGCTGATGTAGCCTGGATTCTGGCTGCAGCAGGACTTGTATTACTGATGACACCGGGATTATCCTTTTTCTATGGAGGAATGGTAGGGCGTAAAAATGTAATTTCTACCATGCTGCAGAGTTTTATTGCTTTAGGGGTGATCTCTATGGTTTGGGTGGTTGTTGGTTTTTCATTATCTTTTGGAGAATCCTTAGGAATTACCATTGCCGGAAAACATTATGGAATTATTGGAAACCCGTTGAGTTACCCCTTTTTCAGTGGAGTTGGAAATCTGCCGCATAGCATGATGGCCCCTACGATTCCTTTTATTCTGTTTGCTTTATTCCAGATGAAATTTGCTGTTATTACTCCTGCTATCATTACCGGATCTTTTGCAGAGAGGGTTCGTTTTATTTCTTATCTTTTATTTATTGTTCTTTTCAGTATTTTCATTTATACACCATTGTGTCATATGGTATGGCACCCTGATGGGCTTTTAAACAAATATTTCGGAGTAAAAGACTTTGCCGGTGGAACGGTAGTACACATGAGTGCCGGTTTCGCAGCACTTGCCGGTGCTTTGGTATTGGGAAAACGGAAAAACCCTCATCATGAACCTTCTAATATTCCGTATGTGCTTTTGGGAACAGGAATGCTGTGGTTTGGGTGGTTTGGATTTAATGCAGGATCTGCCCTGAGCGCTTCTGCATCTGCGGCTACTGCCTTCGGAACTACTACCATTGCTTCAGCTTCTGCCATGATGACCTGGATATTTTTTGACAGGATCAACGGAAGGAGCGTATCTGCTTTAGGGGCCTGCATTGGTGCAGTGGTAGGTCTTGTGGCCATTACACCAGGATGTGGGTTTGTCAATATTCAGGAGAGTCTTTTTATAGGGTTTATTTCTGCAATTGTTTCTAATCTGATGGTTAACTGGAAAGCTTTAAAAAGGGTGGATGATACACTGGATGTTTTCGCATGTCATGGAGTAGGGGGTATTATGGGAATGATCCTGACTGCTATTTTTGCGCACGGTGAAAAAGCAAGCCTGCTTCATGGCGGATTAGAGGTGTTCCTTCATCATCTGGCTGCATTATTCCTGGTGTCTGTTTTTACTTTCTTCGGGTCTTTATTGTTATATAAAATAACCAATGCAATGATTACATTAAGGGTTTCGGAAGAATCTGAAAACATGGGGCTTGATCTTTCCCAACATCAGGAGCGCTTTAATTAAGTACAATATTGTTCTCTTTCAAAATAATTTAAAGAAAGGTTGATTAATGAAGCTGAAACAGATAAAAGTTACATGATGAAGAGCTGTTAATTGTGTGGCTTTATTATGCATATTATAGGATATATCATGTATCTTTGCTTTGAGAAGAAGCATTTATGGAATCAATATCGGTTTTTGAGATTATTAAAGTAGGAATAGGCCCATCCAGTTCGCATACAATGGGACCGTGGAATGCAGCATCTGCATTTATCAGGATTATAAAAAGAGAAAGATCAATAGAAGATGTGAAAGAGGTCTTTCTTGAATTCTTTGGCTCACTTGCCAAAACAGGAATCGGGCATGGAACAGACATTGCCGGAATGCTTGGCCTGAACGGTGAAGATTACAAAACCATTGATACTACCAAAATTGATGAAAAAATAGATTACATTAAAAGTACTCAAACTATTAACCTTGGGGGAGAAAAGGTGATTCCGTTTATTTATGGACATCATTTGATCCTGAATATGAAAAAATCCCTTGATTTTCACCCGAACGGAATGATCTTCAGAGCTGTATTTGAAGACGGAACTGAACTTGTTCAGGATTTTTATTCTGTAGGAGGAGGTTTTATTGCCAGTCAGGAGAAAAACTCAATTCAAAAACAATGTGTACGTACACTGTACCCTTGCCATAAAGCGTCAGATATTGCAAAATATTGTAAAAAACTGGGGCTTAGCAAAATGTCAGATTTAATTTTCATCAACGAAGAAAGCTGGAGAACCCAGGAAGAGACGAAGGCAGAAGCATTGTATATCTGGCAGCAAATTAAGGAATGTATTTACAAGGGGGTAAATAAGGAAGGTATTCTTCCGGGAGGACTAAATGTTTCCAGAAGGGCAGCCGGAATCAACAGAAAGCTGCTGGGAGACAAAATATATAAGAATAAAGATGAATGGTTTCAGCAGGTTGTTGATGCCGAAGAAAATTTCACCAATATCAATAAATGGATTGCCTGTTTTGCGCTGGCAGTGAATGAGGAAAACGCCAGTTTCGGAAGAATTATTACCGCACCTACTAATGGGGCAAGCGGTGTAATTCCCGCAGTTCTGATGTACTCTCAGGCCTTTACAGATTCTATCAGTGAAGATGATATCATTCGTTTCTTGTTGGTAGCAGGAGAAATTGGGACATTATTTAAGAAAAATGCAACAATTTCTGCAGCAATGGGAGGATGCCAGGCTGAAATCGGGGTTTCATCTGCCATGGCAGCAGCCGGGCTTACAGAAATCTTAGGTGGTAGTGTAGGACAGGTATTGATGGCTGCAGAAATTGCGATGGAACACCATCTTGGGTTAACCTGCGATCCTATCAGAGGTTTGGTACAGATTCCATGTATTGAAAGAAATACAATGGGCGCAATGAAGGCTATTACAGCTGCCAATATCGCATTGGAAAGCGACCCTGCCAAAGCAAAGGTAACTTTGGATGAGGTAATACAGACAATGTGGGAAACTGCTCTTTCTATGAACGACCGCTTTAAAGAGACTTCTGAAGGAGGATTAGCCATTGCTGTGAACGTTCCGGAATGTTAATTTAAAATATTGTATAATATAAAAACCTTAGATGTTTTCTAAGGTTTTTTGCTGAAATTATTTGTCAGAGCTTTTTTTGCTGAATAAATAATTCTTTCCGCCTTGTATTAGGGTAAGCTGTTTGTTTTCAGGATTAAAGGTGATCTTTATACCTGCTTTTTCAAAAGTAAACTGATCTTTTTCCGCAACAGTTAGTGGAAACTCTGCCTGATTCGTAGCCTGAGCATATAAAACTTCTTCTTTAACAAATATTTTTAAGCCTAAATCAATAGCTTTTGAAGTATAATCGCCTATATATTTTTCCAGATCTGCAACAGGAATTTTAGTATTGTTAAATACAGGATACTGATAATCTCTGCCATATATAAGATTCATCAGTGCGATGTAGAAGCTGTTATGAGGAAAATTTTGGCCATTAATGGTAACTGCATAAGATAATTGATCTGTAGGTTCAAAAGCGAGTATGGAGTGGCTTCCTGCCGTATCTCCACCATGTCCGTATGAAATAATGTTATAGAATGGAACTTTCATGATTCCAGGCCCAAATACTTTTTCCTTTTCATTGGAAATCATCATGTCAAGAGTTTCCTTCTTTATAAATTTACCATTGAATAATGCATTAATAAAGATGTTCAGATCTTCCGGAGTTGAGGTGATGTCTCCCAATCCAATACAATTATGAAAATCGAAATCTTTTATTTCTGTCCAGCTCCCTTTTATTAATTCATATGATTTGAAAATATTCTTCGGGCCGTCAAGAACAGAAAAAGTATGTGGCATTGGAGCTTTACTAAGAATGTTTTCTTTTAAGATCTCGTTATAAGGTTTATTGTGGAGCTTTTCCAATATTCTGCTCAGTAAAAAATAAGCAGAGTTGGAATACTTCAGTTTTTCTCCGGGCTGAGATTGTACACCCTCTTTTTTGATCACTTCAATAATAGCTTTATCACCTACCGGACCTTTGAAAAGCCAATTATTTTCGATGGCTTTTCCTACATAATCCCCTAATCCGCTGGTATGGTTAAGCATGGTTTGGATGGTAATTTTTTCAGCATTGGGTATCTCGGGATAGAATTTTGAAAGAGGATCATTAAGATTGAGCGTTCCCTGTTCTATGAGTTGAAAAAGCATTACTGCGGTAATAAGCTTACTGATAGAACCTATCTGATAGCCGGTATTTTGGTCATAGACTGTATTGGCAGGCAGAAGGTTTTGCCCAAAATTCCTCTTATAAACCTCAGCTCCGTTTCTGAAAATAGAAATACTACCGATTTCCTGATTGTTCTGAACCATATAATTTAAAAAGTCATCAATTTTTTGAGTGTTGATGGTTTTGACTCCAAGATTAGGGATATCAGATATGTCCGGTCTGCTGTCCTTGTAAAGGTTCAAAGGAATGATTCTGCCATTCTGGGTAAGGCTGCCTTCAAAATGATCTGTTTTATAGGTACCTCTGTATCCTGCATTAATACTTCCTATTTCAAGGCTAAGCTCATTATTGTTAAAGTCTGTTTTCTCTACGGGAATTTCCCTTGAACTTTGTTTAGGGCTTACCAGGATTGAGGTGTAGGCTTTTGTTTTTTTTGATATTTTAAAAATAACCGGCAGTTTCATGTTCTGGGTATCCAGTTCGCCGTTCCAGGTCCCTTCAATTTGGGCGTTACAAAGCTGTGCCAGGCATGCCAGCACCAATAATAATCTGATTTTCATGGTATTTTAAATAATTTTATTGATTAGAATCTGGCAGACTAAAGTGCTGACCAATGAAACAATACAAAAGAGTACAATATGCTGCCATTTCTTGATATTGGTGGCTGTTTTGAATCCGTTATAAAAAAGGGTAATGCTGTAAATAAGCGTAATAATGGAAATACAGGATACGGAGATCAGGATCAGAAAATCCAGAAAAGGAAATGTTCCTGAAGGATCAGACTCATATTGAATGACATTTTCCCCTGCAAGTTTAATGTATGGTATTTTTCCGATGTATTGAAACAGAATCAGGACAAGCTGGGAGATTAAAACGGTATTGACAATATCAATGACCCTTGTTTTACTGTTCAGGATTCTGCCTAAAATAAAAAGAACTGCAATTGCACTAAGGAAGCTTAATAGAGTAGGGATTGCTATATTTTGAAATGAAATATTTTCTATAGTACTGATCCTGTATATGCTGATGAAAGTAGTACCTGTCCAATATCCTGCAGCAATGGAAAGAATAACAGCCAGAATCCCGGCCAGTAGAAGCTGCTTTTCATCAAATCTTTCAAACGGATTAAAAATAGTTTTCCAGTTCATTGTAATGTGTTTACAGGTTATTTTTTAGTTGTTCAATCTTGGTGATCAGATCATCCATTTTATTTCTCATGGTAGGATAGGATAGCCCTGCCTGCTTGGCCATTTCTTTGATGCTTCCGCTGGAAAGGAAAAAATTAAGGACAAAATCCTGCTCATCACGGTTCAGTTTAAGAAGGACCGGAAGCTCATAATCTCCGCTTACCTCTGTTTTACAGCTTGGGCATTTCATTTGGCTTACATTAAGCGTATGATCACAGCTTGGACAGATAATTGGTAACTTCATGCATTTATTTTTTACAAAAATAATACATTTTTTAATAAAATTAAAATGTTTTTTAATTTTATTAAAATTTTCTTTTAAGAATAAGCAAAAAATAACCACAAAAGGTCTTTCTGTGGTTAATGATATCTTTTTTTAATAAATTTTATGCTGATTCCCGATAGTTTATCTCAATATACCTCTGATTCTGTTGGCATTGGTAATCAGTTCTTCCAGGTATTCAAAGTTTTCTTTTTCCAGAGCAGACTTGAATTTTCTGAGCTGGGTAATATGCTCATTCAATACATCCAGGACATTTTCTTTGTTCTGCTTGAAGATTGGAACCCACATTTCAGGATGGGACTTGGCAAGACGTACCGTACTTGAAAATCCGGAGCTGGCAAGCTGAAAGATGGTTTCTTCTTCACGTTCCTTTTCCAGAACGGTATTGGCAAGGGCATATGAGGTAATATGCGAAATATGGGAAATGTAAGCGGTATGGATATCATGATCCTCTGCGTTCATGTAAATGGTGTGCATTTCAAGGGCATTAACAATGTTTTCAACTACATTCAATGCATCTTCTGCCGATTCTTCTTTATTGCAGATGACTCCTGCCTTGCCTGCAAAACTTTCAGCAATGGCAGATTTAGGACCATTGTTTTCAGTACCCCACATCGGGTGAAAAGCTACAAACCTTGAGCGTTTCGGATGGTTCTTAACGGCAGCTACAATTCCTGCTTTGGTAGAACCGGCATCCATAACGGTTTGCTGATCAGATACAAGATCCAACACAGAAGGTAACAGTTTTCTTGCAGCATCTACCGGAATGGCAAGAATAATAAGGTCTGAACCTTTGATTCCCTGCTCCAGACCTGCTCCGGCATCAATGATTTTCAAATCCAATGCTTCGCTGATATGCTGTTGGCTGTTATCGATTCCGTAGATGAAGCTGGCGATGTTTTTTTCTCTTAATTTCAGGGCCATTGAACCTCCGATTAATCCTACTCCGATAATACTTATTTTCATCTTTCTAAATTTTTTAAATAAAAAAACCTCGTCCCAGGACGAGGTTTAAGTTATGTTCATAAGAATCCCTATCCCAGATCTGAGGTAAAAATTCTGTAATAATATGTTCCGTTGTTAAAATTCACAAAGCGAAATTATAAAATATTTTTTAAACCTGATCACTTTTTATGATTTCTTTTTGAGAATAATGGGAGTATTGTACTGCCAGTCCTTGCTGGGAACCACTTCACTTCGAAGATCATATTTTCCATCTTTCCTGTATACAACAGCAAGAGTATCGGTAGGAGTGTGGTTGTTCATTAGGTCACCTTCATTTAGGCATCGTAGTAAAGTTCCAGTATCAAATGTCCTTTTTCATCACACCATTTTATCCAGAAGTTTTTTTCATGGTCATCCCGTACCATTAACCAATTTCCAGTAATTTTAACAGGATAATAAAAGCTGTCATCATCCAGTGGTTGTGAAGAGGCTTTATTATCAGGTGCTGTTCTTAAGGGGTTTTCTTTTTCATTGAAACCCACAGAGAAGACAGATAAAATATGCTCCTCAACAGTCCGGTATAAAAACTGCGGATCTGATTCTTTTATATATTTTATGGTATTTTCATTTTCATTCACCAAT
Coding sequences:
- a CDS encoding serine hydrolase domain-containing protein, which translates into the protein MKIRLLLVLACLAQLCNAQIEGTWNGELDTQNMKLPVIFKISKKTKAYTSILVSPKQSSREIPVEKTDFNNNELSLEIGSINAGYRGTYKTDHFEGSLTQNGRIIPLNLYKDSRPDISDIPNLGVKTINTQKIDDFLNYMVQNNQEIGSISIFRNGAEVYKRNFGQNLLPANTVYDQNTGYQIGSISKLITAVMLFQLIEQGTLNLNDPLSKFYPEIPNAEKITIQTMLNHTSGLGDYVGKAIENNWLFKGPVGDKAIIEVIKKEGVQSQPGEKLKYSNSAYFLLSRILEKLHNKPYNEILKENILSKAPMPHTFSVLDGPKNIFKSYELIKGSWTEIKDFDFHNCIGLGDITSTPEDLNIFINALFNGKFIKKETLDMMISNEKEKVFGPGIMKVPFYNIISYGHGGDTAGSHSILAFEPTDQLSYAVTINGQNFPHNSFYIALMNLIYGRDYQYPVFNNTKIPVADLEKYIGDYTSKAIDLGLKIFVKEEVLYAQATNQAEFPLTVAEKDQFTFEKAGIKITFNPENKQLTLIQGGKNYLFSKKSSDK
- a CDS encoding YIP1 family protein — its product is MNWKTIFNPFERFDEKQLLLAGILAVILSIAAGYWTGTTFISIYRISTIENISFQNIAIPTLLSFLSAIAVLFILGRILNSKTRVIDIVNTVLISQLVLILFQYIGKIPYIKLAGENVIQYESDPSGTFPFLDFLILISVSCISIITLIYSITLFYNGFKTATNIKKWQHIVLFCIVSLVSTLVCQILINKII
- a CDS encoding DUF2089 family protein; translation: MKLPIICPSCDHTLNVSQMKCPSCKTEVSGDYELPVLLKLNRDEQDFVLNFFLSSGSIKEMAKQAGLSYPTMRNKMDDLITKIEQLKNNL
- a CDS encoding prephenate dehydrogenase: MKISIIGVGLIGGSMALKLREKNIASFIYGIDNSQQHISEALDLKIIDAGAGLEQGIKGSDLIILAIPVDAARKLLPSVLDLVSDQQTVMDAGSTKAGIVAAVKNHPKRSRFVAFHPMWGTENNGPKSAIAESFAGKAGVICNKEESAEDALNVVENIVNALEMHTIYMNAEDHDIHTAYISHISHITSYALANTVLEKEREEETIFQLASSGFSSTVRLAKSHPEMWVPIFKQNKENVLDVLNEHITQLRKFKSALEKENFEYLEELITNANRIRGILR